A single window of Rhizobium indicum DNA harbors:
- a CDS encoding trimeric intracellular cation channel family protein, which produces MSLLVYLDYAGIALFAATGALAASRKQLDLIGFLFFAMVTGTGGGTVRDIVLGRVPVFWVLNPAYILVCCIVGVIVFFTAHLLESRYRLLIWLDAIGLAAYCVIGAAKGLAATGSPTIAIVTGTLTATFGGILRDLMANEPSVLLRPEIYVTAALIGAGVFTAANALGMQLYLASACGVVAAFAVRGGALWFGWTFPTYRHKPGRHPDDVM; this is translated from the coding sequence ATGTCCTTGCTCGTCTATCTCGATTATGCCGGCATTGCGCTGTTTGCCGCAACAGGCGCGCTCGCCGCCTCGCGCAAGCAACTGGACCTGATCGGCTTTTTGTTTTTCGCCATGGTGACGGGAACGGGCGGCGGCACCGTGCGCGATATCGTGCTCGGCCGCGTGCCGGTCTTCTGGGTGCTGAACCCCGCCTATATCCTCGTCTGCTGCATCGTGGGCGTCATTGTTTTCTTCACTGCCCACCTGCTGGAATCGCGCTATCGCCTGCTGATCTGGCTGGATGCGATCGGCCTTGCCGCCTATTGCGTGATCGGCGCCGCCAAGGGCCTCGCCGCCACCGGTTCGCCCACGATTGCGATCGTCACCGGCACGCTGACGGCGACCTTCGGCGGCATCCTGCGCGATCTGATGGCAAACGAGCCTTCGGTGCTGTTGCGGCCGGAAATTTACGTAACCGCAGCTCTTATCGGCGCCGGCGTGTTCACGGCTGCCAATGCGCTCGGAATGCAGCTCTATCTGGCGTCTGCCTGCGGCGTCGTGGCCGCCTTTGCCGTCCGTGGTGGGGCCTTGTGGTTCGGCTGGACCTTCCCGACCTACAGGCACAAGCCCGGCCGGCATCCCGACGATGTCATGTGA
- a CDS encoding YoaK family protein, with protein MTRARRRRIIRTRRTLTGLALVGSISFLAGMTDATGLLLTGDFVSFMTGNTTRAALALSEGNLYHAAVLISAIVVFVLGNAAGIVISHVSQRRIFVVLGCVGVVLALASMMTAQNMLLSRFYMIVFSMGMVNAAVEHIEGLPIGLTYVTGALSRFGRGIGRWIIGDRRVEWTIQIVPWGGMVLGAIAGAVLTRLTGAYALWLVSLFAMALALAAILIPRPLQRRFNQKIAPHRSAVARMK; from the coding sequence ATGACCAGAGCAAGACGCCGCCGCATCATCCGTACCCGACGAACCCTGACCGGGCTCGCCCTGGTCGGCTCGATTTCATTTCTGGCCGGCATGACCGATGCCACCGGTCTTTTGCTGACCGGCGATTTCGTCTCGTTCATGACGGGAAACACGACGCGGGCCGCCCTGGCCTTGAGTGAGGGCAATCTTTATCACGCGGCGGTCCTGATCTCCGCCATCGTCGTTTTCGTGCTTGGCAATGCGGCAGGCATCGTCATCTCTCATGTTTCGCAACGCCGCATTTTCGTGGTGCTCGGCTGCGTCGGTGTCGTGCTGGCGCTCGCCTCGATGATGACGGCGCAGAACATGCTGCTTTCGCGATTCTACATGATCGTTTTTTCCATGGGCATGGTGAACGCTGCCGTCGAGCATATCGAAGGCCTGCCGATCGGGCTGACCTACGTGACCGGCGCCCTGTCGCGTTTCGGCCGCGGCATCGGCCGCTGGATCATCGGCGATCGTCGTGTCGAATGGACGATCCAGATCGTGCCCTGGGGCGGCATGGTGCTCGGCGCGATCGCCGGGGCCGTGCTGACGCGACTGACCGGAGCGTATGCGCTGTGGCTGGTCTCCCTCTTCGCCATGGCACTTGCGCTTGCCGCCATACTCATCCCGCGGCCGCTTCAGCGGCGCTTTAACCAGAAGATCGCGCCGCATCGATCCGCCGTTGCGCGGATGAAATAG
- the cysE gene encoding serine O-acetyltransferase, with amino-acid sequence MTVPLVSLSNLSTEPSPSPQVAAIWEALCAEAVNASAKDAALTRAMNSAVLYHASFAQALAQRVAIKLANHDLDIEELLAVIAQAFVGNRNIVADAAADLTAIKERDPSNTEILTPFLYFKGFVALQGQRVAHWLWHHDRLHLARHIQSRISEVFGVDIHPAAKMGRSIMLDHGSGLVIGETAVVEDDVSILQNVTLGGTGKETGDRHPKVRRGALIGAGAKILGNIEIGVGAKVGAGSVVINAVAAYTSVAGIPARQVGKRHFNLPGITMDQTLSEPEYTI; translated from the coding sequence ATGACGGTTCCACTGGTCAGCTTGAGCAATCTGTCGACGGAGCCATCCCCTTCGCCTCAGGTTGCCGCGATATGGGAAGCTCTTTGCGCGGAGGCCGTCAATGCTTCGGCCAAAGATGCAGCACTCACGCGCGCCATGAATTCCGCAGTGCTTTATCATGCGAGTTTCGCTCAGGCGCTCGCTCAGAGGGTCGCGATCAAACTGGCCAATCACGACCTCGACATTGAAGAGCTGCTCGCGGTGATTGCCCAGGCGTTCGTCGGTAATCGCAATATTGTTGCCGATGCCGCCGCCGACCTGACCGCGATCAAGGAACGCGATCCATCGAACACGGAAATCCTGACGCCATTCCTGTATTTCAAAGGCTTTGTGGCGTTGCAGGGACAACGGGTCGCCCACTGGCTTTGGCATCATGACCGCCTCCATTTGGCGCGCCACATCCAGAGCCGAATTTCCGAAGTTTTCGGCGTCGACATTCATCCCGCCGCAAAGATGGGCAGGAGCATCATGCTTGATCATGGAAGCGGCTTGGTCATCGGCGAGACTGCGGTCGTCGAAGACGACGTCTCCATACTCCAGAATGTTACATTGGGAGGGACGGGCAAGGAAACCGGCGACCGGCACCCCAAGGTACGGCGCGGCGCTCTTATCGGAGCGGGGGCCAAGATTCTCGGCAATATCGAAATTGGCGTCGGCGCCAAGGTGGGTGCAGGCAGCGTGGTCATAAATGCTGTTGCAGCCTACACTTCGGTCGCCGGCATTCCGGCGAGGCAGGTGGGCAAGCGCCACTTCAACCTCCCGGGCATCACGATGGACCAGACCCTGTCTGAACCGGAGTATACGATCTAA
- a CDS encoding sulfonate ABC transporter substrate-binding protein, whose amino-acid sequence MKITRRAFTAVVAGAIATPLTHVRLAGAADKVVRIGYQKYGTLVLLKGKGTLEKKLESIGYTVEWTEFPGGPQLLEALNAGAVDFGSTGETPPIFAQAANAPLVYIAHEPPAPRGEAILVPKDSPIKSVAELKGKKVAFNKGSNVHYLLVKALEEAGLTYEDVEPSFLAPADGRAAFEKGAVDAWVIWDPFQAAAEVAVEARELRNGEGIVPNHQFYLGTKALVDGHAQAIDVLIEAISEIDEWTKSDTAAAAAELSPSVGIPEPVLVKALERQSYGIKSLDDTVVAQQQSIADTFFKLKLIPKEVTIADVVRKGKA is encoded by the coding sequence ATGAAGATCACAAGGCGAGCTTTTACTGCAGTGGTGGCAGGCGCCATCGCGACACCTTTGACGCATGTTCGGCTGGCCGGCGCCGCTGACAAGGTCGTGCGTATCGGCTACCAGAAATATGGAACGCTGGTGCTTCTCAAGGGCAAAGGCACGCTGGAGAAGAAACTTGAATCCATCGGCTATACAGTTGAATGGACCGAGTTTCCGGGCGGTCCTCAGCTCCTCGAGGCCCTGAACGCCGGTGCCGTCGATTTCGGATCGACCGGCGAAACGCCGCCGATCTTCGCCCAGGCCGCGAACGCTCCACTTGTCTATATCGCACACGAGCCGCCCGCCCCGCGCGGCGAAGCCATACTGGTCCCGAAGGACAGCCCCATAAAGTCCGTCGCGGAGCTGAAGGGCAAGAAAGTCGCCTTCAACAAGGGCTCGAACGTGCATTACCTGCTCGTCAAGGCGCTCGAAGAAGCCGGTTTGACCTATGAGGACGTGGAACCATCCTTCCTCGCCCCGGCCGACGGCCGCGCAGCCTTCGAAAAGGGCGCGGTGGATGCTTGGGTCATCTGGGATCCCTTCCAGGCAGCGGCGGAAGTCGCAGTCGAAGCGCGAGAGCTCAGAAATGGTGAGGGCATCGTCCCCAATCACCAGTTCTATCTCGGCACCAAGGCACTGGTCGACGGCCACGCCCAGGCGATCGATGTCTTGATCGAGGCCATTTCCGAGATCGACGAATGGACCAAGTCCGACACCGCGGCTGCGGCTGCGGAACTCTCACCATCGGTCGGCATCCCCGAACCTGTCCTCGTAAAGGCGCTCGAGCGCCAGTCCTATGGGATCAAGAGCCTGGACGACACCGTCGTCGCACAGCAGCAGAGCATCGCCGACACCTTTTTCAAACTCAAGCTCATTCCCAAGGAGGTGACGATTGCCGACGTTGTCCGCAAGGGCAAGGCATAG
- a CDS encoding YdcF family protein, protein MFVISKLVWIFAQPLSLAFFLVFIALLAGLLRWRILSILGAAGSALILFVTLYTTAGNLLMRGLEQRFAKPPADPDNLQCMIVLGGAFENEVNTARHGIEFNAGADRFVEALRLAQKFPQSRVLVSGGDGSLSGIYEGDAAASERFFPLFGVGKDRLIEERQSRTTFENAVNTKEFLASQGLSNCLLITSGFHMPRSVGIFRKIGIDIVPWPTDYRTDGQVRLEFDFTQPNLNAQNLATAIREWYGLVGYYLAGRMSELYPQ, encoded by the coding sequence TTGTTCGTCATTTCGAAGCTTGTTTGGATTTTCGCTCAGCCGCTGTCGCTGGCATTCTTCCTCGTCTTCATTGCCCTGCTTGCCGGCCTTCTGCGCTGGCGTATCCTAAGTATCCTCGGCGCAGCTGGTTCGGCCCTCATCCTTTTCGTCACGCTCTACACCACGGCCGGCAACCTTCTGATGCGGGGCCTGGAGCAGCGTTTCGCAAAGCCGCCCGCGGATCCCGATAACCTGCAATGCATGATCGTGCTCGGCGGCGCCTTCGAAAACGAGGTGAACACGGCGCGCCACGGCATAGAATTTAATGCGGGAGCCGACCGCTTCGTCGAAGCCCTGCGGCTTGCACAGAAATTTCCGCAGTCGCGCGTTCTGGTATCCGGCGGCGACGGCTCCCTCTCCGGCATCTATGAAGGTGATGCGGCGGCGTCCGAGCGCTTCTTCCCGCTCTTCGGCGTTGGCAAGGATCGCCTGATCGAAGAGAGGCAATCGCGCACGACCTTCGAAAACGCCGTCAACACCAAGGAATTCCTGGCAAGCCAGGGGCTTTCCAATTGCCTGCTGATCACCTCGGGTTTTCATATGCCGCGATCCGTCGGCATTTTCCGCAAGATCGGCATCGATATCGTGCCCTGGCCGACCGATTATCGCACCGACGGCCAAGTGAGGCTGGAGTTTGATTTCACCCAGCCGAACCTCAATGCGCAGAACTTGGCGACCGCGATCCGCGAATGGTACGGCCTGGTCGGCTATTATCTCGCCGGCCGCATGTCGGAGCTTTATCCGCAATAG
- the fabA gene encoding 3-hydroxyacyl-[acyl-carrier-protein] dehydratase FabA encodes MTTRQSSFSYEELIACAHGELFGPGNAQLPLPPMLMVHRITDISETGGTFDKGYLRAEYDVRPDDWYFPCHFEGNPIMPGCLGLDGMWQLTGFFLGWLGEEGRGMALSTGEVKFKGMVRPQTKLIQYGIDFKRVMRGRLVLGTADGWLKADGETIYQAADLRVGLSKDKTA; translated from the coding sequence ATGACGACCAGACAGTCCAGCTTCTCGTATGAAGAACTCATCGCTTGCGCACATGGCGAGCTGTTCGGCCCCGGCAATGCGCAGCTGCCCCTGCCGCCCATGCTGATGGTTCACCGCATCACGGACATTTCCGAAACGGGCGGCACTTTCGATAAGGGCTACCTCCGGGCCGAATATGACGTACGCCCGGACGACTGGTATTTCCCCTGCCATTTCGAAGGCAATCCGATCATGCCGGGCTGCCTCGGTCTCGACGGCATGTGGCAGCTGACCGGTTTCTTTCTGGGTTGGCTCGGCGAAGAAGGCCGCGGCATGGCACTTTCGACCGGCGAAGTGAAATTCAAGGGCATGGTCCGGCCACAGACGAAGCTGATCCAATATGGCATCGACTTCAAGCGTGTCATGCGCGGCCGTCTGGTCCTCGGCACGGCCGACGGCTGGCTAAAGGCGGACGGCGAGACCATATATCAGGCGGCCGACCTTCGCGTCGGTCTATCGAAAGACAAGACGGCCTGA
- a CDS encoding DUF2798 domain-containing protein, with product MPKGKLPKRYNTIVMPLILSLLMTSVVSAISIVRAQGLTAPALAMWPSAWALSWAIAFPVLLLMLPVVKRVTAVIVEM from the coding sequence ATGCCCAAAGGCAAACTCCCCAAACGTTACAATACGATCGTCATGCCGCTCATCCTCTCACTGTTGATGACATCAGTCGTCTCGGCGATCAGCATCGTGAGAGCACAAGGCCTGACCGCGCCTGCACTTGCCATGTGGCCCTCCGCATGGGCGCTATCCTGGGCGATCGCCTTTCCCGTCCTGCTATTGATGCTGCCGGTGGTAAAGCGGGTGACGGCTGTTATCGTCGAGATGTGA
- the irrA gene encoding iron response transcriptional regulator IrrA, whose amino-acid sequence MTGAFPIAIEVRLRGAGLRPTRQRVALGDLLFAKGDRHLTVEELHEEAVAAGVPVSLATVYNTLHQFTEAGLIRVLAVESAKTYFDTNVSDHHHFFVEGENEVLDIPVSNLTIANLPEPPEGMEIAHVDVVIRLRAKQG is encoded by the coding sequence ATGACGGGTGCATTCCCGATCGCAATAGAGGTAAGGCTGCGCGGTGCAGGCCTGCGCCCCACCCGCCAGCGCGTCGCGCTCGGCGACCTCCTTTTTGCCAAGGGCGACCGGCATTTGACCGTCGAGGAACTGCATGAAGAGGCGGTTGCCGCCGGCGTGCCGGTGTCCTTGGCAACCGTCTACAACACGCTGCACCAATTCACGGAAGCCGGTCTCATCCGCGTTCTCGCCGTCGAGAGCGCCAAGACCTATTTCGACACCAATGTTTCCGACCATCACCATTTCTTCGTCGAAGGCGAAAACGAGGTGCTCGACATTCCCGTCAGCAACCTGACGATCGCCAATCTGCCGGAACCGCCTGAGGGCATGGAGATCGCCCATGTCGACGTGGTGATCCGCCTGCGGGCGAAGCAGGGCTGA
- a CDS encoding 2-oxoglutarate and iron-dependent oxygenase domain-containing protein: MTAAARTLPILDLGRFASAHLEREHALAELRDVSRTLGFFYLAGHGI; the protein is encoded by the coding sequence GTGACTGCTGCAGCAAGGACGCTTCCGATACTCGATCTCGGGCGTTTTGCATCCGCTCATCTGGAACGAGAACATGCGCTGGCGGAGCTTCGTGACGTCAGCCGGACACTCGGATTTTTCTATCTCGCCGGACACGGTATTTAG
- a CDS encoding NADP-dependent oxidoreductase — MASQPVTTRIVLASRPSEKPVAANFRLERETVRDLAEGEVLLKTLYLSLDPYMRGRMDDAKSYAKPVEIGGVMEGGTVAQVARSRNTAFKAGDIVLSHSGWQSYSISDGAGLQKLDPETAPITTALGILGMPGFTAYAGLRNIGKPKAGETLVVAAASGAVGSAVGQMAKIYGARVVGIAGGSKKCDHLRQELGFDVAIDHHSSDFPAQLAAACPNGIDVYFENVGGHVWSAVFPLLNDFARIPVCGLIAHYNETSSVSSGRDQLPAVMRAILRKSLTIRGFIQREFADQRPDFSHQAGAWISEGRLKYKEDIVDGLENAPEAFLGLLEGKNFGKLIVRVAP; from the coding sequence ATGGCTAGTCAACCCGTTACCACCCGCATCGTCCTAGCATCGCGCCCATCCGAAAAGCCGGTGGCTGCGAATTTCCGGCTCGAGCGGGAGACGGTTCGCGATCTCGCCGAGGGTGAGGTTCTTCTCAAGACGCTTTATCTTTCCCTTGACCCCTACATGCGGGGCCGCATGGACGACGCCAAGTCCTATGCCAAGCCGGTCGAAATCGGCGGTGTGATGGAAGGGGGCACGGTTGCGCAGGTCGCACGCAGCCGCAACACGGCGTTCAAGGCGGGGGATATCGTGCTCTCGCATTCCGGCTGGCAGAGCTATTCGATTTCCGATGGTGCGGGCTTGCAGAAGCTCGATCCGGAAACCGCACCGATCACGACAGCACTCGGCATTCTTGGAATGCCCGGCTTCACGGCCTATGCCGGACTTCGCAATATCGGCAAACCCAAGGCCGGGGAAACACTTGTGGTCGCTGCAGCGAGCGGCGCGGTTGGCTCGGCAGTTGGGCAGATGGCAAAGATTTACGGTGCGCGTGTTGTCGGAATTGCAGGCGGGTCCAAGAAATGTGACCACTTACGCCAGGAGCTCGGCTTCGATGTCGCGATAGACCATCATTCGAGCGATTTTCCGGCACAACTCGCAGCCGCTTGTCCGAACGGAATCGATGTCTATTTCGAGAATGTTGGTGGCCACGTCTGGAGCGCGGTGTTTCCGTTGCTGAACGACTTCGCGCGGATACCGGTCTGTGGGCTCATCGCGCATTACAACGAAACATCCTCTGTCTCGAGCGGACGTGATCAGCTTCCTGCGGTGATGCGTGCCATCCTGCGGAAAAGCCTCACCATACGAGGCTTCATACAGCGCGAATTTGCCGACCAGCGTCCCGACTTCTCCCATCAGGCCGGAGCGTGGATCTCCGAAGGGCGGCTCAAGTACAAGGAAGATATCGTTGACGGACTTGAAAACGCTCCCGAGGCTTTCCTTGGCCTTCTGGAAGGGAAAAATTTCGGAAAGCTGATCGTGCGCGTCGCGCCCTGA
- the fabB gene encoding beta-ketoacyl-ACP synthase I codes for MRRVVVTGLGVVSSIGNDAAEVTESLRQAKSGISFSSDFAEHGFKCQVWGSPKLGSAELAELVDRRAMRFLSQGGAWNHVAMKQALADSGLEEKDYAQNERTGIIMGSGGPSTRTLIEAAEITIKNNSPKRIGPFAVPKAMSSTASATLATWFKIHGVNYSISSACSTSAHCIGNAAEMIQWGKQDVMFAGGHEDLDWTMSNLFDAMGAMSSKYNDTPDSASRAYDVNRDGFVIAGGAGVLVLEELERAKARGAKIYAEIVGYGATSDGYDMVAPSGEGAIRCMRQALATVKGDVDYVNTHGTSTPVGDSKEIGAIREVFGSKIPHIQSTKSLTGHSLGAAGVQESIYSLLMMQQGFIGESAHITELDPEFEGVPIVRKRIDDAKIDIALSNSFGFGGTNATLVFQRYNG; via the coding sequence ATGAGACGGGTAGTTGTCACAGGTCTGGGTGTCGTGTCCTCGATCGGAAACGACGCGGCCGAAGTCACCGAATCCTTGCGGCAGGCAAAGTCGGGTATCTCCTTTTCGAGCGATTTCGCCGAACATGGGTTCAAGTGCCAGGTCTGGGGCAGTCCGAAGCTCGGTTCGGCGGAACTTGCCGAACTGGTCGACCGCCGCGCCATGCGTTTCCTGTCGCAGGGCGGCGCCTGGAACCATGTGGCCATGAAACAGGCACTAGCCGATTCCGGCCTGGAAGAGAAAGACTACGCTCAGAACGAGCGTACCGGCATCATCATGGGCTCCGGCGGTCCGTCCACCCGCACCCTGATCGAGGCTGCCGAGATCACCATAAAAAATAACAGCCCGAAGCGCATCGGCCCCTTCGCCGTGCCGAAGGCGATGTCCTCGACCGCATCGGCCACGCTCGCCACCTGGTTCAAGATCCACGGCGTCAATTATTCGATCTCGTCGGCTTGCTCGACGTCGGCGCATTGCATCGGCAACGCCGCCGAGATGATCCAGTGGGGCAAGCAGGACGTGATGTTCGCCGGCGGCCATGAGGATCTCGACTGGACGATGTCCAACCTATTCGACGCCATGGGCGCCATGTCCTCCAAGTACAACGACACGCCGGACAGCGCCTCGCGCGCCTATGACGTCAACCGCGACGGCTTCGTCATCGCCGGCGGCGCTGGCGTGCTGGTGCTCGAGGAGCTGGAGCGCGCCAAGGCCCGCGGCGCGAAGATCTATGCCGAAATCGTCGGCTACGGCGCAACCTCTGATGGCTATGACATGGTTGCCCCTTCGGGCGAAGGCGCTATCCGCTGCATGCGCCAGGCGCTCGCCACCGTCAAAGGCGACGTCGACTACGTCAACACCCACGGCACATCGACGCCGGTCGGCGACAGCAAGGAAATCGGCGCCATCCGCGAAGTGTTCGGCTCGAAGATCCCGCATATCCAGTCGACCAAGTCGCTGACCGGCCATTCGCTCGGCGCTGCCGGCGTGCAGGAATCGATCTATTCCCTGCTGATGATGCAGCAAGGCTTCATCGGCGAAAGCGCTCATATCACCGAGCTCGATCCCGAATTCGAAGGTGTCCCGATTGTGCGCAAGCGTATCGACGACGCCAAGATCGACATTGCCCTCTCCAATTCCTTCGGCTTCGGCGGCACCAACGCCACGCTCGTCTTCCAGCGCTATAACGGATAA
- a CDS encoding TauD/TfdA dioxygenase family protein has product MSNPVLVNQIILESDVVPLTGRVGAEIRGVRLGGDLSDATVAAINQLLLKHKVIFFRDQDHLGDPEQESFARRLGDLVPHPTQGPVAGTASILNLDSSRGGGRADQWHTDVTFVDAYPKFSVLRGVVIPAAGGDTIWSNTHAAYESLPASLKLLADNLWAIHSNAYDYAAVRPRATADEKKHFEEVFTSTIYETEHPVVRVHPETGERSLLLGNFVQRLIGLSKSDSTKLYDVFQSYVTAPENTVRWHWRAGDVAIWDNRATQHYAVNDYGDQHRVVRRATVDGDVPISVDGRRSVTHVKAAKPKAKAA; this is encoded by the coding sequence ATGAGCAATCCAGTTCTCGTCAATCAGATCATTCTCGAGTCCGATGTCGTGCCGCTGACCGGCCGCGTCGGAGCCGAAATCAGGGGTGTTCGCCTCGGCGGTGACCTTTCGGACGCGACGGTCGCAGCCATCAACCAGCTTCTCTTGAAACACAAAGTCATCTTTTTCCGCGATCAGGACCATCTTGGCGATCCAGAACAGGAATCCTTCGCTCGCCGCCTGGGCGACCTTGTGCCTCATCCAACCCAAGGCCCAGTGGCCGGCACGGCCTCCATCCTCAATCTCGATTCCAGCCGCGGTGGCGGCAGGGCGGACCAGTGGCACACCGACGTCACCTTCGTGGATGCCTATCCTAAATTCTCGGTCCTTCGCGGCGTCGTCATTCCGGCGGCTGGAGGGGATACGATCTGGTCCAACACCCATGCCGCATACGAAAGTCTGCCAGCATCGCTCAAATTGCTGGCGGACAATTTGTGGGCCATTCACAGCAATGCCTATGACTACGCAGCGGTGCGCCCTCGCGCCACCGCTGACGAGAAGAAGCACTTCGAGGAAGTTTTCACGTCGACCATCTACGAGACCGAGCACCCAGTCGTGCGGGTCCATCCCGAAACCGGCGAAAGATCGCTGCTGCTCGGCAATTTCGTTCAGCGCCTCATCGGCTTGTCGAAGAGCGACTCCACGAAACTCTACGACGTGTTCCAGTCCTACGTTACCGCCCCGGAAAATACGGTGCGCTGGCACTGGAGAGCCGGCGACGTCGCAATCTGGGATAATCGCGCGACCCAGCACTACGCTGTCAACGACTACGGCGACCAGCACCGGGTCGTGCGTCGCGCCACCGTTGACGGCGACGTCCCCATCAGCGTCGACGGCCGCCGCAGCGTAACCCACGTCAAGGCCGCCAAGCCGAAAGCAAAGGCCGCGTGA